The following DNA comes from Macaca thibetana thibetana isolate TM-01 chromosome 14, ASM2454274v1, whole genome shotgun sequence.
gtggctcaagcctgtaatcccagcactttgggaggccgagacgggtggatcacgaggtcaggagatcgagaccatcctggctgacacggtgaaaccccgtctctactaaaaaatacaaaaaaactagccgggcgaggtggcgggcgcctgtaatcccagctactcgggaggctgaggcaggagaatggcgtgaacccgggaggcggagcttgcagtgagccaagatcatgccactgcactccagcctgggcggcagagcaagactctgtctcaaaaaaaaaaaaaaaaaaaaaaaatagattgatcTAACTACCTAGtattacagatggggaaaccgaggctcaggcTCAGAGCCTTGCCTAATCCCACAATGGAGACATCAGCAGCAGAGATCCTCATCTCTAGGCTCCCAGCCCAggcccctccctgcttccttgTTCAGTAttcttttattgagatggagtctcactttgttgcccaggctgaagtgcagtggcatgatcctgactcacagtaacctccgcctcccgagttcaagtgattctcctgcctcagcctccaaagtagctgggactacaggcgtgcatcaccacacccagctaattttttgcattttgggtagagacggggaGGCGGGGGTCTcgctattttgtccaggctggtctcgaactcctggcctcaaatccgcttgcctcggcctcccaagtgctgagattacaggtgccgcgCCTGGCCTTTGTTCAGAATTCTTCACACTTTCCACTGGGCTCACAAGGATAAAGTTCCAGGCCGCCAGGTGGAAGGCTCGGCCTTTAGCCAGGACTAGGCCCCAGACTTCCATTGCTTTACTTTTCTGCACCtccgtttcctcctctgtaaaagagGGAATAACCTCAGTATTACCAGGTGGGTGCGCTAATCAGATGAGGTCGCCTGGACGGAAAATATCCACAGCAATAAATGATTTTCCTTGCACTTGTCCCATTCTCATCCCTCGGCCCTCCATTCTCCTGCTCTCTTCCTGTGCTCCTCCAGGGAAGCCACAGAAGTTACAACAGGAAGTTACTACCAGAAgaaaacccattttacagatagggaaactgaggcttggaaaggCCAACAATTTACTGAAGGTCTGACAGCCCTGTTGGAACCCGGGGATTCCCCAACCCGGGGCCTTCTCCCCGCCACGCCCCTTCCCGGCTGGGACAGAGTTTCCAGCCTCCCCGCCTGTCCCGGACTCCAGAAGCTCCGCCCCAATAGCACAGCCTCAAGATTCGGAAAGGGCTGTTAACTCTTTGCTCCCCGGAGCGCTCCTTGGCCTCGAGGGCGGGGTGAATTTGGAGGAGGTACAGGAGAGTGGGCAGAAAGGGAATGATTTTGCGCTCAGTACAGATTCGCCTTGGTCCCCCGGAATGACACACTGGGATCCCCAAAACCCAGGCGCCGCGCCTCACCTGCAGCAGCTGCTCCGTTCCCAAATTCACTTCCTGCTTCCGGCTCCCCCATTCATTGGGGCTCTGCAAACCCCGCCCCCCTTGGCCAACTGCCTGGCCTCGGGGTCCGGATGGGCGTCAATACCAGCCAATAGACGCGCCGAGACAAGCTTCTCGGCTCTCCGGCTCCCGCCCCCAGTCGCTACGGGGTGGTGCGCGGATTGGCCCTGCGGGCTTGGCCTTTTGTCTGCAGGCCGCACACGCGCCGGACCGGGTGCTTCTGTGCCCGGCCTGGCCGCGGCCTAGTCCCGGCAGACGGGACTGACGAGGTCACCAAGCCCAGGCTGACCCGGCGCTGGTGTCAGGGACTTGGGAATCCCCCTCCCTCAGTCCCGATCCCGCTTTCCTTTGGGGTTTCACCCCAGCGACCCCAACCTTACTCTTGCATGTGGGAACCTACACAATAGGAGTAATGTGGCTCCCCCTGACTCTCGGGACTCGGGGCCTGGGAGTGGAGACTTGGAAGTTGCAAAGCTCTCGGTGCCGGGAATCGAGGCTACGGTCGAGTGGGCTCGGGCCAGGGCTGAGGTGGTCTCACTCGTGTTGGGGCGCGGAGAAACGCCTCGAGTGCTTCACTGTACCACCACCCACCCGCCACGGGCCTGGAAGCAGCCGCTAAACAttcccgagcctcagtttccttagcaCAAACAGGCTGGCAGTTTCCTGGGGCTTGTCAGATGCCTGATGGATCAGAAAGCCTCCTGCAGCCCCGAAAGGGAGTCCAGAGCAGAGGCGGGCCTGCAGTCCACTTTTACAGGTCTGGACGGACTCACAAAACCACGGTCTAGGTGGGGCATGTGGAAGGGCCTAGGCCGAATCGGGAGTAGTGGTGAGGGCCCAGGGTCAGACTGTGGGTGGAGCGAGGTTGTCTGGGAGTCTAGGCTTTATGAACTGGAAAACCAGGCTAATAATTGAATCCAATCCAAGGGATATTGTAAGTTGTGATGTGTTGGCTGCAGTGCCGCTCCCTATAGTTGGCGCAGGGTGAGGGGCGTTTGGGTACTGAAGTCCCACACAGTCTCCTTGCCACGCCTGTGTCTAGGCCAGGCAGCATCTGCTTACCATAGACATCAGTTTCTCATCCGCAAAGGTGCCCAAGGCCCTGCTTGACACAAGTGTTACAAGCTGTTAGCTTTGATGATGACTTGTTATATGGAGTTCAACAAGTTGGTCAGTGTCCTCAGGAAAGTCACCCTTCTTTCCTTTGCCTccattttcattgtctttaaaaTGGGTATAGTGTTGGCTGACAGGTGAAGTTGAAATGTGCACAAGTAAGGGAGGTAGTGCTGTCCACTGCCAGCAGGGGACAGCTCAGGCGAGGAAAAGATCCCAGTACTCTCGGAACCCCCAACCAAGCTACGTGATCACATTTTTATGATCACAGATAACATGAGCATGTCCTGAGGTCCCTTGCTACCAGTTTGGCATGGAGGACGTCATTTAATTCTTGCAAAAATCCTGAGGTATCATCACTTTACCCATtgtacagatagggaaactgaggctaagaggtTCACTGACTCCTATAACACCACACAGTTCAGGTGTCCCTGACCCcaacacacagatacacacacacagtcactcaCATGGAGCAGTCTATCACTGGAGTCATAACTCCCCAGCCTTGGCTGTTCCCCATGGGAATGAAAAAGGGGTCGGTGAGGGGCAACACGAATCAACTGTGTTACAGGTGCCCTCCATATATTCACAACCACCTGGTGAGGTAGCGACTGTTATCCCCTTTAGCattgaggaagctgaggctctaAGAGCTGGcaaaggcagagctgggacaAGACCAGGGCTGTCTGACCCCATCCACCAATACCTCTGAGTCCTCCCCAGCATCTAGGGTGGTGCCCTTTGCTGGTCTCTCCTCCTAGGGTCTGAGGTTCCCCACTGGAAATGGGATCAGTATGTTCCCCTgcctaggccaggcgcggtggctcaagcctgtaatcccagcactttgggaggccgaggtgggcggatcatgaggtcaggagatcgagaccatcttggctaacacggtgaaaccccatctctactaaaaatacaaaaaattagccgggcgtggtggcgggcgcctgtagtcccagctactcaggaggctgagccaggagaatggcgtgaacccgggaggcggagctcgcagtgagccaagatcacaccactgcactccaacctgggtgacagagcgagacttggtctcaaaaaaaaaaaaaaaaaaaaaaaaaaaaaatgttcccctGCCTGGTTCCCAACAGGATCAGAAGAGAGAACTTGAAATTCTGAGTTGGATTTTGAGTGTTGTGTGTTGTATGTTGAGGGGAGAGAAGTTGGAATGCTCCCACACCTCCTGCAGcatccccaccctcccctccgcccccactgcagcagggccatgctctggAAGCAAGAATCTGACCACACCCTCCTCCTCATAACATGCGGGTGCCGTCTGTCTTCTCAATAGCCCAGGTCTGATCCCGGTCTCAacgagctgtgtgaccttgggcaggtccaTCCCTCCCCTTGGAATCTGTACTCCTCTAGGCTCTGCCATCTACTGGGGACGATGCCCAGGTCAGGTCTATACTCAGagccttcttctcttcctctccagaACAGCCATCTACCTGTCTTCCTGGCTTGCTCTCCCCAGGAATGGTCTGGGGCAACCCCAGCAACACGCCCACCTGTGGCCAGGATGACCAGGAATCCAGTTCAGGCTTGACTTCCATGGCAATCAAGGCCCACCAGGCCTCAGCAACCTTCCCTACCCCCCATTCCTTTTTGCTTGCCCCCCTCCACACCAGGCATGTTCCCTGCCATGCCATGCTGTTCCCCTCACCTTGGCTGCCCTCCCAACTCCTCCCTGCCTCTAGAGATGCTCTGCCATTCAAGACTTGACTCAGGCTTCAGGTCCTCCCTGGGCCTTCTAGAGCCCCTGGTTCTCACTCCTCCGAACACTTCTAGCCTGGCTGATAGCCCATTGCATCCTAGCCTGGGGTACAGGTGGCCAGCACAGGTGTGGGGGTCAACTTCCAACAAGCATGGGTAGGTCCCTCTGCAGACCTTGGGCTGCGAgaggcacagggctgggcacaaaGCAGGTGGGTGTCCACCAATCCAGTATCCAAAACCCTGCTCGGTTCACCCCCACCTCTGTTGAAGGAAAGCAACACTGTGATGGAGAGGAGCAGCTgtggattcaaatcctgacttgGCCACTTTCTAGTTGTGTGACTTGGTGCATCTACCCTCATCTCCTCAGAGACACAAATGGCAACACCTCCCTTCTTgggttactgtgaggattaaataacaaaacctccaagaagcaGAGCCAGGTGTCTGGAGAGTGCTCAATGGACgtagttattattatcatcatcagcACAGTGCGGGGCACGTGGTGGGCATTCAGGGATGATGGCCCTTGTGTCACAGCCGACACACTCTTGACCAGTGagtcctctctcttccctttgttGACTCCTGACCATCCACAAATGAGGTTCAGAATCCTCCATCCAGCATCTTCCCTGGTCACATGGTCCCAACCTTTTGCTCCACCCCCTTCTCTGTCCCCCAGCAGTCCATGCTCCAGCCACCCTGACAATGTCCCTGGATTCCTGGCTTACTGACACCTGAGCCCACGCACAGGCCCTCCCTTCTGCATAGAGCACGCTTCCCATCTTGTGGACCCCAAGGGTTCCGAGCAGCCATCGAGGCTGAGCTCCTATGACAACTCCTCCGTGAAGCCTCCCTCACCTTTCCATTACCAGTGAGGCCTGCTACAGCCTGATTCGTACTCTGATCCTAGCACACATGAAGCGTGTTGCCATTTGGTAACAGTCTGTCCTCCACTAGACTGTGAACTCCGCCAGGCGGGGAACCAGGTCTGAttgcctctgtgtccccagaGACCACTTAGCACAGAGTCCAGCCCATAGTGGCTGTCAGCAAATGCTGGGCCCAGCCTGCCACCCACCCACCACTCACTTGGGGGCTGGAGGCATTACACGCATGCGGGGCACATGGGACTTGTGGCGGCAGCTGAGCAGCGAGGTTTATAGAGGAACCCAGGGTGGCAGCAGGAAGGATGAGTGTCTGAAACTGGGTTGGCAGGCTCAGGGCATAGCCAGCCTAAGCTAGGGGTCAGGGGCCCCTGGCCCCTTCACTCCCCCAGGGGCACACAGTGTCAGCGGCACGATGTGGGATGCCCCAGGAAGGGCAAGGCCATGGGGCTGGGCTTTCCTCCATCGACCCAGGACAGAACTGGTTCTGAAGGCCCCATCAGCATGACTGGGGTGGAGATCTTGGGGACCTCCTTGGGGGGCCACAGTTGGGGGGAAGGGCACAGCCCATCCAACATGTCCATCTGGTGTGGCTGTGCCAGCAGGGAGTGTCCCACATGCagagctccctctgggctgcaGGAGGTGGGGACctgggtgggcaggtgggcacAGCAGCAGGGGGCCCCAGGGAGCCTAATCCAGCGGGCCCTGGAAAATGAGGCGGACGCAGCCATGCTCGCCGGTAAGCCAGGCCCCGCAAAAGGGGCAGGCGGCATGGAAAGCGTGGGTGCCGTGGGGCAGTGGTGTCTGGGCCCAGTAGCGGGCAGTCTTCTCAGAGCAGACGTGGCCACAAGGTGCAAAGGCATGGCTAGGCGGCCCAGGGTCCAGGCAGAGGCCGGCCTCCTGGCCAAGCCATAGAGGCACATAAGGCCCCACGAGGCGGCAGAGAGGACATTCGCGCTCCTGGGGGCCCCGCTCCCGCCGGCAGCCCCAGCCGTGGTAGCCGTGGACGTGCCCGCAGCGGACGTAGACCCATGGCTGCTGTTTGTCGGGTGCTGTGCGGCCACgggctgggctggggaaggcCAGAGTGCTGAGGCCCACGGGGCACTGGGGCCGCGCTGCATTTGCCTCCTGCCGCTGGGCCTCCAGTTGCTTCAGTGTTGGAGCCCGCAGCAGCCCCGCCGGTGTGCGCCACAGCAGTGTGGCCCCACACAGGTCGATGAGAGAGCCGTCCTGCAGCACGTTGGACTCGTTTTCCACCTGCCAGAGGCAGTAGAAGGGCCTTACTGCCCAAGAGGCCCCCGCTGAGCCACGGGTCCATCCCACGGAGCCTCCCTGGAGAGGACACCCTGGctggcagggcaggcagggcagaGGGGCAAGGCAGGCTGGGAGGCCAAGCGAACGGGCAGGTGCACCCCAGGCACATGCTGACCCCCCCTCCCAGCGGGGCATGGGCCTTGGTTTCTCCATCTGTCTAATCAGGGAGTCTGAACCCAGACAGGGTTTTTCTAAAATAAGATGTTTTCTGAAGTGCCCTCCTCCTGACAGAGGCAGGAAAGGCCTCTAACAAAGAATGCTGGGTACTTAGCTCAAAGCTAACAGGGAATGCTGGGTACTTAGCCCAAAGCAACTATCCCAGTAGTTACAGTTAAAAGCAAAAACTCAGGAGCTAGGCTGCCCAGGCTGAATTCTGGCCTTACCATTGACTAACTTTGTCCCTGGTcaagtaacttaacctctctccatctcagtttcctcatcctcaAGATGGACTGCACCTTCTGGCATCTCAAGTGGTTCtcgtgaagattaaatgaatcaatcaggccgggcgcggtagctcacgcctgtaatcccagcactttaggaggttgaggcgggtggatcacctgaggtcaggagttccagactagcctggccaacatggtgaaaccccatgtctactaaaaatacaaaaagttagccgggtgtggtggctcatgcctgtagtcctagctacttgagaggctgaggcaggaggatcacttgaacccaggaggtggaggttgcagtgagctgagattgtgccattgcaatccagcctgggtgacagagtgagactccatctcaaaaaaaaattaaaaaaaaataaataaatgaatcattcAGTGTAAAAACTTAGAACAGTGTGTGGCAAATAGTGCTTAAGAAGAGTAGGCTTGTGAAACATTCACATGCATCATTTTACCAAACAATGCTTCCCCAGACCTCCCCACAGAGTTGACGCTCTGCAAAGAAAAGCCATGCTTTTCTCTGAGGTTTTGCATCTCCTTGGACAATGTGCTCATGCCTGAAGAGCAACGCATGGCCCGTTTGAGGAGCatggccatgtgaccttgggcagcccCTGCCTCTCTCTAGGACTCACTCTGGGCTCCCTAACCTCAGCTCTCTGATCTGCACCACAAGGAGTTGCCACTAACACCTGTGTCAGAACTACTGTAAGGACCCTTTCCTCCTGAGAGAGAACAGTGCTAAACCTGTCTGAATGTGACAGACATGCTACAAACTGCCAACACTTCAGGCTATAAACTGCTCACACATGGGCCGGTGTCACTCTCATAAgaaggtgtgatttttttttttaagctgccaGCAGCCTCAAAGCCACCTGGGACTGCACagtatgtctgtgtgtgccttGATCACATCACCCCCTGGACCTCCAGTGGTATGCACGCTATGCTTGGGGACCCtggtctgtctgcctgtctgtggCACATGCTAAGAACTCCCTGGGCCTGGGATTCCCCAACATGGAGCCTGTTGGGGCTCCCTGGGGCAGAAGGACTAGAGATCATCTCCTGGCTTGGGCAGGGGGATGGGCAGCTTGTGAGGGCCTGGCAAGGATGAGGGTGGGGAATAGAGCAGGCCACCTACCAGCTTGCCCCGCTGCTGGGCTGAGCGGCTGTCCCGCAATGTGTACACATTCCCACAGACCGAGATCTCCCGCCAGACACCTGGGGCTGAGTCCTCGGAGAAGCCGCCCGCCGGGTGCATCACCAGAACACCATTGGTGGTCAGTCCATCCATCAGGCCATCTGGGGTCCGCCATTTGGCCGCCCGCTCCTGGGACCACATGAGGGATCAGATCACATCCACCAGGGGCCCCCCAGCAGGCTATGTGCCAGAGGCACTGCCCCCCTACCCTCAAGTTCAGAGGTGGCTCAGAGAGGACTGGCATTGAAGCTGCATGACTTAAgtgtctctctgggcctcactttgcTCATCAGTTAGCTGGGGTTGCTAAGCCCTGCCAGGACCATCATTTGGATTACTGTGGGCTGGTTCATCACATCAAGATGCTGCACCTCCCAAGCCTACCCCTTGCCTCACAGATGAAGAGTTGGTCCCTTCCTGGGGCTCACTCACTCCAAGGAAGATGTTGCTAGAGGCGTCGAAGCCAGCTGCATAGATGCGGGCAGTATAGGGCGGCCGGCGGTCACAGAGGATGCGGCAGGCGTAGCGAGAGATGGTGCTCTGGGCGGAAGGGCCCTCGGCAGCCCCTCCTCCAGGGGATGTGTCTGTTACCACGAAGTCAATCATGTTCTCTGTGGAGCGGCCAATCTGTGAGGACAGGGAAAGCAAGCAGCGACTGCATGTACATAGGGGACTCTCATAGGCCTCCCCACCCACAGTTCCGGCAGCTGCTCTGTATGCAAGGTCACCAAAAAAGGAGGCTGCCAGGCCCTGAGAAGGGGGCAGCACCAACTCCTTAGACCTTCTAGGCTCCCAGGTGGGGTCTCCAAGTCCAAGAAGCCATTGCCTGGAGCAGCTTCTCCTTCTCTGTTGCCCCCACAGCACTAGGGATCACCCCATTCAATAAATACAAGTTGATTTGCTGATAGAATTATAAGAGGGTGGTCAAATGTTAGCAGCACATAGCAACTTCTGAGTAACTATTTGCCATATGCCAGCCACCATGCTAAACATTTTATATGCAATGCCTAAGTTAATCTTCCTGTGGGGTGGGTACTATTATgggcctcattttacagatgagtaaaccaaGGCCCACAGAACTTAAGTGATACTTCCCCAAAGTCACCCAGTGGTAAGTGATGGAGCCAAAATCTGAACACAGGCATTAGGCCTCTCACACCTGAACCCCTGAGCTGTGTGAACTCCCACCGTCTAGGAGTCTTGAGTTTGATCCTTGATACAGCCACTGGCTTGCTGTGTGACTCTGCAGTCAACAGCCCACACTGGGACATCCTGCTTCCTCGTCTGGAGGGAAGCAACTTTCCCATGGCCTCCCATCCTGTAGCCTCACCTGAAATGCTTGCAGAGCCTAGAGGCCTGGTGGCCAGGAGGTGTGTGGAGAGGCCTGAGCATACCTGGAACATGTCTGTGTCGCTATCATGTGTATACTCCACTATGACCGAGTGGCTCCGGGACAGCGTGTACGAGATGCTGTGCTGACCACGGTTACTCAGTGCCTGGGGGGAGAAAAAAGTCACTTGCCAGGGTGTGCAGCTATGATAAGTGTAAGCCTGGAGCCAGCAGCTGGAGCTCAAGGGCCAGCAGCCACTCTCCAGAAAGGGGGCAGCTCCATCCTTCGCAGAGGGTGGACAGTGCAGCGGGTGTGTCACATGATTTAAGCCCTACAATCACCTTAAGAATGGGGttatcaggccgggcgcagtggctcacgcctgtaatgccagcactttgggaggccgaggtgggcagatcacttgaggtcaggagttcaagaccagcctagccaacatagcaaaaccccgtctctactaaaaatacaaaaaaaaaaaaaaattagctgggcatggtggtgcacacctgtagtcccagctactcgggaggctgaggcaggagaatggtgtgaacccaggaggtggagattgcagtgagccaagattgcaccactgcactccagcctgggtgacaacgagattccgtctcaaaaaaaaaaaaaaaaaaaaaaaaaaaagattggggtTATCGTTCCATTTTAGAGTTGAAAGAACTGCAGGTCACAGAGAAACTGCCCTAAAGGCACACAGCTGGAAATATCAGAGGCTGAATTCTAACCCAAATCCTCTAAAGCCAAAGGTTTTTTCCTTTACCATTGCAGTATGACTGTCACCTCCCACTCTCTGAACCTTGGCTGCCTCTAAGATGGCGCAGCTCATTTCCACCCATTTCCATTGGATGGAAATAAGCAGCACCATCTTAGAGGCAGCCAAGGTTCAGAAAGGTCTGGTAGTTAAGGAAACATTTTGCAAACTGTAAAGAACTGTGCACACTGCAAAGGATTTTTCATCACCATTCTCAGGTGGCCCAATACGCAGTGAGTGATGACACAAAGTGGGCTCCCCTGTTAAGGTGGGGGGCTGTGGGCAGGTAGGACCTGGAAGGCCAAAGACCTGGGCCTTGGGCAGGGAGGGCAGGACCTCAGGTCTACAGGTCAGTTGCTTGCCTTGGAGACGAGCGGCGTGGAGATGTGGTGCATGACATCTGGCTTCACTCCGTTGGCATGCGGACGGCGGCTCAGTGCCAGGCGGCTTCGCCGGCGGCCCTTGTCCCCACTTGCCAGACACCCATTGTAGCTGTAGATGTTGGAGGTCAAGAAGAAAGGGTtgtaagaggagagagagaaagagggaaagtgaACCCCTGATGAAACTTGGAGGAAACTGCCAACTTCTGGGCAGATCCTACCTTAATAAACAAGCTCTAGAAGCACCTGAAACTAGAAGACCCTACAATAACAAATCGGTACCTTGGGGAGTGGGCGGGGGGTGTCAGAACAGTTTCAAAAGCACTTTCATTCAGTTAACCAAGTATTTCCTGGACACTTGAGCCATGCCTGGATGGGTGCTGTGCACTGGGGCAGTAGAGGTGACGCACCACGGGTCAGCTGTGGGCCCTCAGTGGAGGGGTTCCTCAGCTTCTCCAGGAACCTAGGTGCCACCTGCCACACCCAGGCACAAGTCAAGGATGCCATAAGCctagaggaagaaaagggaattctGGCCCTAGCATGAGGTTTCTGGGAGAGGGAACACCTCTACTGGGTTTTGAAGAACTAGAAAGGGTTCACCTGTAGCAAATTGTCACTTATCACACCACTACTCAAAACCAAAACGAAAGGAAAAACTGACCCACAATGCCACTACCTCTATATATCCACACATGTCCAATTTCCACCTGCCTTTCCATCTCTTGTCCGGAAGGGATGGCTGTGAGAGGCACAGAGGAGGTGAGTCATAGCTCTCATCGCTGCCATGGGCTGCTGCCTCCGTGTTCCTGGCCTTCATGTTATCAATCACCTAATGGAATCTGTGCAGTGGCCTGCCAGGCAAGTGGCTTTCTGCCCATCTTACAAATGAGAGAAATCAAGGCTCAGggaggtaaagtgacttgcctCTGGCTAGTAGGTGAAAATGTCCAGATTCGAGCCCAGTCTCTCTGACTCCAGAAGCCCCTCTAGATGGAGGCTCACCCTAAGCAAAGGGCCCAAGGCTGGCAGGATCTGATGAGATCAGGGAATGGTGACTTTGGTGGTGAAGTATGTGGGGGAGATGATGCTGGTGGGAGGGCTCTGAACTCCAGGCTGAGGACATTATTTTGTAACCAGTGGGGTGCCAGGAAGGTTTGGGAACAGGAAGTGACAGGACAAAGAGCTGCCAAATACAGACAAGGCCACTTGAATCAGAATCTTCTAGTGAGTTTGTTAAAATCCagatgaggccaggcgcagtggctcacaactgtaatcccagcactttgggagaccaaggcgggcagatcacttgaggtcaggagttcaaaaccagcctggccaatatagcgaaaccccgtctttaccaaaaatacaaaaactagccaggcatggtggtgggtgcctgtaatcccagctactcaggaagctgaggcaggaaaatcacttgaacccaggaggtggaggttgcagcgagctaagatcgtgacactgaactccagcctgggcgacagagcaagactctgtctcccctgccgcaaaaagaaaaaaaaaaaatccagattcctTGGTCCCACCCATTGTGACTGTGATTCTGTAGGCTTGGAGAGGGCCTGTCAATGTGTATTTTCAGTGCCCTCCAGCAGCTCTGATGTGCAGCCAATGTGGACTCTGCTGTGCAAAGGGGCTGCCAGGAGGGCCCATACCCGTGGGTCTGCAGCCTCCCACATTAGTGGCCTTGCCTTGGGCTGGAAAGCCAGTCCTGCCTTTGGGATACAAAGCAGCTGCTTTTTCAAGGCAAGCTCTCCCAAGGGAGACATCACTTTTGCCCTTGTGAGCTCTTCCCACACATCGGGGGCGGGGGTGGGCAGGCCCCGAGGTGGGGCAGTTCAGGACACAGACTTGGGACACAGATGGGCCTGGCTTAAATCTGGCTCTTCCACTTATCACATgacctctgtaaaatggagctaatttTTTAGGACCTATCCCGCAGGTTCATTTTGAGAACTAAATGAGACAAAGCATTtaaaagtgcttagcacagagttTGGCATATTTATAGGAAGCCCTTGATAAGTGTTCGctattactgctttttttttttttttttggtaaaaaaagCACGTGTCAACAAacagccattttaaaaaaataatcttggccgggcgcggtggctcaagcctgtaatcccagcactttgggaggccgagatgggtggatcacgaggtcaggagatcgagaccatcctggctaaaacggtgaaaccccgtctctactaaaaaatacaaaaaactagccgggcgaggtggcgggcgcctgtagtcccagctactcgggaggctgaggcaggagaatggcatgaacacgggaggcggagcttgcagtgagctgagatccggccactgcactccagcctgggcaacagagcgagactccgtctcaaaaataaaaaaaataataaaaaaataatcttaatgaTAATATAACTTATCAAATAGTTTCTTTAGGACTGATGGCAGAGAGAGG
Coding sequences within:
- the PELI3 gene encoding E3 ubiquitin-protein ligase pellino homolog 3 isoform X3, which gives rise to MHHISTPLVSKALSNRGQHSISYTLSRSHSVIVEYTHDSDTDMFQIGRSTENMIDFVVTDTSPGGGAAEGPSAQSTISRYACRILCDRRPPYTARIYAAGFDASSNIFLGERAAKWRTPDGLMDGLTTNGVLVMHPAGGFSEDSAPGVWREISVCGNVYTLRDSRSAQQRGKLVENESNVLQDGSLIDLCGATLLWRTPAGLLRAPTLKQLEAQRQEANAARPQCPVGLSTLAFPSPARGRTAPDKQQPWVYVRCGHVHGYHGWGCRRERGPQERECPLCRLVGPYVPLWLGQEAGLCLDPGPPSHAFAPCGHVCSEKTARYWAQTPLPHGTHAFHAACPFCGAWLTGEHGCVRLIFQGPLD
- the PELI3 gene encoding E3 ubiquitin-protein ligase pellino homolog 3 isoform X2; translation: MVLEGNPEVGSPRTSDLQHRGNKGSCVLSSPGEDAQPGEDPIKYGELIVLGYNGCLASGDKGRRRSRLALSRRPHANGVKPDVMHHISTPLVSKALSNRGQHSISYTLSRSHSVIVEYTHDSDTDMFQIGRSTENMIDFVVTDTSPGGGAAEGPSAQSTISRYACRILCDRRPPYTARIYAAGFDASSNIFLGERAAKWRTPDGLMDGLTTNGVLVMHPAGGFSEDSAPGVWREISVCGNVYTLRDSRSAQQRGKLVENESNVLQDGSLIDLCGATLLWRTPAGLLRAPTLKQLEAQRQEANAARPQCPVGLSTLAFPSPARGRTAPDKQQPWVYVRCGHVHGYHGWGCRRERGPQERECPLCRLVGPYVPLWLGQEAGLCLDPGPPSHAFAPCGHVCSEKTARYWAQTPLPHGTHAFHAACPFCGAWLTGEHGCVRLIFQGPLD
- the PELI3 gene encoding E3 ubiquitin-protein ligase pellino homolog 3 isoform X1, with the protein product MVLEGNPEVGSPRTSDLQHRGNKGSCVLSSPGEDAQPGEDPIKYGELIVLGCCEEGGEETEAQRGEVTGPRAHSCYNGCLASGDKGRRRSRLALSRRPHANGVKPDVMHHISTPLVSKALSNRGQHSISYTLSRSHSVIVEYTHDSDTDMFQIGRSTENMIDFVVTDTSPGGGAAEGPSAQSTISRYACRILCDRRPPYTARIYAAGFDASSNIFLGERAAKWRTPDGLMDGLTTNGVLVMHPAGGFSEDSAPGVWREISVCGNVYTLRDSRSAQQRGKLVENESNVLQDGSLIDLCGATLLWRTPAGLLRAPTLKQLEAQRQEANAARPQCPVGLSTLAFPSPARGRTAPDKQQPWVYVRCGHVHGYHGWGCRRERGPQERECPLCRLVGPYVPLWLGQEAGLCLDPGPPSHAFAPCGHVCSEKTARYWAQTPLPHGTHAFHAACPFCGAWLTGEHGCVRLIFQGPLD